A segment of the Lactobacillus sp. ESL0700 genome:
TAACCTTCTTATGGTGTGAACGAGTATCTTCCTCGTCCTCATCTTCTGGGTGGTTAACCTCTTCGTCAACAGATTCGTATGGGAACCATGATCTTAATGCCCACACATTTTCACCCATTGAAATGAACTCACCATTAGTGTTCATATCTGTATAAAATTGCGGCAAACGTTCACGAATTTCTTCGTCACTTTCACCTAAGAATTTTTGCACGGCATTTACAATATCAGCAAAGGCCATTCTCTTATTATTATCTTCCAAAATTGCGCGAGCAACTTCAATCATTGATAGTTCGTTACGATTTTTGTCTTTAAAGTCGTTTAATCCCACAATTGCATTCCTCTCTTTTACCAATCTTTATTATTTTACTAGGCGTTTAAGTAAAAATCAACGTGACAGTGTAATTACCTACTAAGTATAGACCACTAAAGAGGTCATATTCAATTCGAAGTTCTTGAGAACCATCATTTTTAGAGAAAAATTTAATTTGATTGGTCGTACTAGTTAAGTCCATCTGGTAACCAGCCGCAACATAACGACAAGCTTGCTGCTCGCCTAAGCGAAAATGCAGCTGCGAATAATTTTGCTGGTCAGGTTGCCGGCGGATGATCACATCGCCTGTCTTAATTAAAATTTTAACCGGAATCTTGCCATCTTCAAGATAAGAAACACGGGTAATTGCGCCGTCCTGCTTAAGTTCGCCCTCTGCCTTTTTGGCAAATGATTCCGTCTCATTCTCTTGCCTAATTATACTTGTGAAAGTTACTTTTACTTTAGCCATCCTGCTAAAACCCCATCTATCTTAAAACTTCGCCCGATTTTTGCTATAATTTAGTCAGTTAAAACTATTCTAAACGAAAATTATCTAAAAATTAATAGTCAAGCTTGAGGAATTTTGTAATGGCAGAATTTAATAGTAAAAAATTAGCTAAGGAAGTGGTTCTGCGCGACCCTGTCCACGGCTATATTCACATTGAGGATCAGGTTATCTTTGACCTGCTAAAAACCAAGGAATTTCAGCGGATGCGCAGGATTAAGCAACTAGGGCCAATCGCTTATGTTTTTCCTGGCGCAACTCATACCCGTTTTGAACATAACTTGGGCGTTTATGAATTAACTAGACGAATTTGCGATATTTTTGTTAAAAAGTACCCTACACAGCGCCCAGGAGATGGGCTCTGGGACGATCATAACCGCTTGCTGGTAGAATGTGCCGGCATGCTGCATGACATCGGCCACGGGCCTTATTCACATACTTTTGAGCACTTATTTGGCACAAACCACGAAAAGATTGGTCAAAAAATCATTACCGACCCGAATACCGAAATTAATCATGCCCTAAAGCAGGTTGCTCCCAACTTTCCGGAACTAGTTGCCAGCGTGATTGCGAAGACTTATCCTAACCCACAAGTCGTAAAAATGATTTCCAGCCAAGCAGATGCTGACCGCATGGATTATCTTGAGCGTGACGCTTACTTCACCGGTGTTACTTACGGCGAATTTGACCTCTCGCGAATTTTGCAGGAAATTAGGCCATACCAAGATGGAATTTGCTTTAACTCGGGTGGAATGCATGCCGTTGAAGATTACATTTCCTCGCGCTATCAAATGTACCAGCAAGTTTACTTTCACCGGGTTGGGCGGTCAATGGAAGTTCTGCTGCAACACCTTCTTGAACGCGCTAAGATTATTTACCAGCAGCAACGTTTACAGGTGACGCCGAGTCTGGCACGCTTTTTAGCTGGGAACTGGACACTTGATGATTATCTAAAACTAGATGATGGCGTAATGGAAACCAACTTCTCCATGTGGACTAAGTCGGGCGACCCAATCTTAGCCGATCTTGCCAATCGCTACCTTTACCGCAAGCCTTTGGCAAGTGTCCGGATTGATCAAGAAACCAAAAATTTGCTGCCTAAATTAAAGGACTTAATTAAGCAAGCCGGCTTTGATCCTACTTATTACACGGCAACTAATTCTGCCTTTGACGAACCTTATGACGCTTATAAGCCATCAGGTAAGAATGCCAATAGCCAAATCGAAATTATGCAAAATGATGGGCAACTAATTGAATTGTCACAATTAAGTCCGTTAGTCCGCGCTTTAAACGGAACCATCCAGGGTGATGAGCGGTTCTTCTTCCCGAAAACAATGCTCTCAATCAGTGATGAGCCCCAAATCTTTGATCCTTTATACGAACAATTTCAGCGTTACATCAAAAACGGTGAACTGCGCTACTTAAGACGACCAAAAAGAACTACTAAATAAAAATGAGCCTAACGGCTCATTTTTTATTTGGTCACATCCACCCATTCAAATGGCTGTGTATATTTTTCTAATTCTTCTAAAGTCAGCTTAATCGCCGAATTGGGTAGTCCTGCAGCCGGATAGATAATGTCATGTTTCTTGACGCTCTCATCAAGATAAACCTTAACATCAGGCTTCACGGCAAACGGACAAACACCACCAGCTGGATGACCAATCTTGTCCTCTAATTCATCAAACTTAACCATTTTTGCCTTTTGACCAAAGGTAGCCTTATATTTAGCATTAGCAATGCGTGCTCCACCTTCTGTCACAATGACAATTGGATGCTCCTTTAATTGAAACGCCATCGTCTTAGCAATTTGATTAGGCTCTACTCCTAGAACATTGGCAGCTTCTTCAACGGTTGCTGTTGACTCATCAAAAAGGTGAATGCGTTCTTCCATGTGATGCTCTTTAAAATAATTTTCAACTTCTGTATATGACATTATTAGGCAACTCCTTAAATTTAACTATATTAAATTATTATGAATTATTATTTAAAATAAGTAAAATAATTTTTTTAGTCAGCTAGGATAAATTTTAAGCAATCAAAAAC
Coding sequences within it:
- a CDS encoding HD domain-containing protein; translation: MAEFNSKKLAKEVVLRDPVHGYIHIEDQVIFDLLKTKEFQRMRRIKQLGPIAYVFPGATHTRFEHNLGVYELTRRICDIFVKKYPTQRPGDGLWDDHNRLLVECAGMLHDIGHGPYSHTFEHLFGTNHEKIGQKIITDPNTEINHALKQVAPNFPELVASVIAKTYPNPQVVKMISSQADADRMDYLERDAYFTGVTYGEFDLSRILQEIRPYQDGICFNSGGMHAVEDYISSRYQMYQQVYFHRVGRSMEVLLQHLLERAKIIYQQQRLQVTPSLARFLAGNWTLDDYLKLDDGVMETNFSMWTKSGDPILADLANRYLYRKPLASVRIDQETKNLLPKLKDLIKQAGFDPTYYTATNSAFDEPYDAYKPSGKNANSQIEIMQNDGQLIELSQLSPLVRALNGTIQGDERFFFPKTMLSISDEPQIFDPLYEQFQRYIKNGELRYLRRPKRTTK
- the rpoE gene encoding DNA-directed RNA polymerase subunit delta, producing the protein MGLNDFKDKNRNELSMIEVARAILEDNNKRMAFADIVNAVQKFLGESDEEIRERLPQFYTDMNTNGEFISMGENVWALRSWFPYESVDEEVNHPEDEDEEDTRSHHKKVNAFLASATGSDDIIDYDNDDPEDEDLDATAADDTDDFSADDDDFGTTDDDEEELPDGIEGQLSELDDEDDEDDEDE
- a CDS encoding DUF1934 domain-containing protein, producing MAKVKVTFTSIIRQENETESFAKKAEGELKQDGAITRVSYLEDGKIPVKILIKTGDVIIRRQPDQQNYSQLHFRLGEQQACRYVAAGYQMDLTSTTNQIKFFSKNDGSQELRIEYDLFSGLYLVGNYTVTLIFT
- a CDS encoding YbaK/EbsC family protein, producing MSYTEVENYFKEHHMEERIHLFDESTATVEEAANVLGVEPNQIAKTMAFQLKEHPIVIVTEGGARIANAKYKATFGQKAKMVKFDELEDKIGHPAGGVCPFAVKPDVKVYLDESVKKHDIIYPAAGLPNSAIKLTLEELEKYTQPFEWVDVTK